A single region of the Salipaludibacillus sp. LMS25 genome encodes:
- a CDS encoding glycosyltransferase, whose amino-acid sequence MKKKLLFMLINMNIGGTEKSLLNLLEVLPREDFEITVLLLEEKGGFIDDLPNDINKVTLEGFEDIKPILNQSPKERLSFLLKEKAYFKAFSFIIRHLYVKMSGNKNAFFNDLLKNQREDPTYYDYAVAYAGPMELISYYIAHKVKAAHKLQWIHFDVEKIGFDTRFAGELFHHYSKLCIVSEEAKAKLSKKLPYLEERMTVQRNIISKKTLHRLAATGETMLESENGVMTIVTVGRLMPEKGQDLAIKAMKLLKEDGFNIKWYCLGDGSWRSYLDKLIADYGLEQEFMLLGNIKNPFPFVKRADIYVQPSRHEGYCMTLAEARYLERPIITTAFTGAKEQIIDGETGLIVPADHITLYKGIKRLLNDPQLRDAFVLNLKKEQPDHSQVDGLFYSKKSRIGPEGEDLVEADAL is encoded by the coding sequence ATGAAGAAAAAACTACTTTTTATGCTCATTAATATGAACATAGGAGGGACTGAGAAGTCATTACTAAACCTGTTAGAAGTGCTTCCGCGCGAGGACTTTGAGATAACTGTTCTTCTTTTAGAAGAAAAGGGAGGCTTCATTGACGACTTACCGAACGATATTAATAAAGTCACACTAGAAGGGTTTGAAGACATAAAGCCAATTTTAAATCAATCACCTAAAGAAAGACTTTCTTTTCTCTTAAAGGAAAAAGCCTATTTCAAAGCATTTTCATTTATTATCAGACACTTATATGTTAAAATGTCGGGCAATAAAAATGCTTTTTTTAATGACTTATTGAAAAATCAGCGAGAAGACCCAACTTACTATGATTATGCGGTGGCATATGCAGGACCAATGGAACTCATTTCTTATTATATTGCTCATAAAGTGAAGGCAGCCCATAAACTACAATGGATTCATTTTGATGTAGAGAAAATAGGGTTTGATACACGGTTTGCAGGAGAGCTCTTTCACCATTATTCGAAACTATGTATCGTATCAGAAGAAGCGAAAGCAAAATTAAGTAAAAAATTGCCTTATTTAGAAGAGCGAATGACTGTCCAACGAAATATTATTTCAAAAAAAACGTTGCATCGATTAGCTGCTACTGGTGAGACAATGCTAGAAAGTGAAAACGGTGTGATGACGATCGTGACTGTTGGCAGACTCATGCCTGAAAAAGGGCAAGACTTAGCAATAAAAGCTATGAAGCTATTAAAGGAAGACGGGTTTAATATTAAATGGTACTGCTTAGGAGACGGCAGTTGGCGTTCTTATCTGGATAAATTAATAGCTGACTATGGGTTAGAACAAGAATTTATGTTACTTGGTAACATTAAAAACCCTTTCCCGTTTGTTAAGCGGGCCGATATTTATGTCCAACCTTCTAGGCATGAAGGATATTGTATGACACTTGCTGAAGCGAGATATTTAGAACGTCCCATTATCACGACAGCTTTTACCGGAGCCAAAGAACAAATCATAGACGGAGAAACAGGCCTTATTGTTCCTGCAGATCATATAACACTGTATAAAGGAATTAAACGATTGCTTAATGACCCTCAATTACGAGATGCTTTCGTTCTAAATCTAAAAAAGGAACAACCTGACCATTCACAAGTGGATGGTTTATTTTATTCTAAGAAAAGCCGCATTGGCCCCGAAGGAGAGGATTTAGTTGAAGCAGACGCTCTCTAA
- a CDS encoding glycosyltransferase: MKKKLLFVIDSLDCAGAEKSLVTLLGLLDYSKYDVDLVLFAHGKTLQSLVPDDVTIIEPFPYTIFTTQPLAHSLKTVWRQPHFLWSRLSYSLKLRSGEHDNIKKARLYWESASRAIKELPDTYDTAFAYAQGVPTFFVAEKVKARQKYAWVNVSYRLTGKEKTFQRKHYDQFNKIVAVSAMTKDIFLENYPDICEKMTVIHDINNPEMISQMAELDGGYNDGFTGLRLLTIGRLARQKGYDMALEACKKLKENGTHFKWYVLGKGPLQEEIEATIKEYQLEEHFILLGVKANPYPYIKQADLYVQTSRFEGFGIALAEARMLNTPVVTTRFDAVFTQMVDGKNGLVVDMDSDAIFKGIMTLIQDEQLTAAIKDYQRQEKKGNIEEIEKVYALIHS; encoded by the coding sequence ATGAAAAAAAAGCTACTATTTGTCATCGATTCACTTGATTGCGCAGGAGCAGAGAAAAGCCTTGTGACACTTCTCGGTTTGTTAGATTATTCAAAGTACGATGTTGACTTAGTTCTGTTCGCTCATGGAAAAACGTTACAATCACTTGTACCAGATGACGTGACGATTATTGAACCGTTCCCATATACAATTTTTACAACACAGCCATTAGCTCATTCATTAAAAACAGTATGGCGGCAACCTCACTTTCTATGGTCTAGACTCTCGTATTCTTTGAAATTACGTAGCGGTGAGCATGATAATATTAAAAAAGCAAGGCTCTATTGGGAAAGTGCTTCAAGAGCGATTAAAGAACTCCCTGACACATACGATACGGCTTTTGCTTATGCACAAGGCGTTCCGACATTTTTTGTCGCTGAAAAAGTGAAAGCAAGGCAAAAATATGCTTGGGTTAACGTCAGTTATCGGCTCACTGGAAAAGAAAAGACCTTTCAAAGAAAACATTATGACCAATTTAACAAAATTGTGGCGGTCTCAGCTATGACAAAGGATATTTTTCTAGAAAATTATCCAGACATTTGCGAGAAAATGACTGTGATTCACGACATAAATAATCCAGAGATGATTTCTCAAATGGCCGAATTAGACGGAGGCTATAATGATGGCTTTACTGGCTTGCGTTTATTAACGATCGGGAGACTTGCTAGACAAAAAGGGTACGATATGGCGTTAGAGGCTTGTAAGAAATTAAAAGAGAACGGCACTCATTTTAAATGGTATGTGTTAGGTAAAGGTCCTTTACAAGAGGAAATTGAAGCGACAATAAAAGAATACCAATTAGAGGAGCATTTTATACTCCTCGGTGTAAAAGCGAACCCATATCCATATATTAAACAAGCTGATCTATACGTTCAAACGTCACGTTTTGAAGGATTTGGCATTGCCTTAGCCGAGGCTCGTATGCTTAATACGCCAGTTGTTACGACACGTTTTGATGCCGTCTTTACACAGATGGTTGACGGTAAAAACGGCTTAGTTGTTGATATGGATAGTGATGCTATATTTAAGGGCATTATGACACTTATTCAAGACGAACAATTAACAGCAGCGATTAAAGACTATCAAAGACAAGAAAAAAAGGGAAACATCGAGGAGATCGAAAAAGTATACGCCCTAATCCATTCATAG
- a CDS encoding glycosyltransferase codes for MIPKISIIVAVYNLSDYLPTCIESILNQSFKEFELLLIDDGSTDDSIDICKNYEQADNRVRLIQKANGGIASVRNCGIREAKGKYIGFVDGDDFIHRDMYHSLLKVIEATSSDIAVCDFAEVYPDDPVPQLNDPGSIANTVIYSNMQALKQLYTKDALTFIYPWNKLYRKSLFTELKYVEGKNYDDEFIAHKLLHRCKTVAHVNKVGYYYLQRQGSWVRSPFTVKKFDRVYALNDRRIFFKEKQLKDLHALSVHQFMEVFLWYYHHATDTLTGIDDELATLKASFNDAFFDLLRHKNIRLKQKIMLIIFRFNPRRFQKLKAKKEAEASKSASL; via the coding sequence ATGATACCAAAAATAAGTATTATTGTGGCCGTATATAATTTATCAGATTATTTGCCAACATGTATAGAATCCATTTTAAATCAATCGTTTAAAGAGTTTGAGCTTTTGTTAATCGATGATGGATCAACAGACGACTCAATCGATATATGTAAAAATTATGAGCAAGCTGATAACAGAGTACGGCTCATTCAAAAAGCAAATGGTGGTATTGCCTCTGTGAGAAATTGTGGGATAAGAGAGGCTAAGGGAAAGTATATTGGTTTTGTAGACGGGGATGATTTTATCCATCGTGATATGTATCATTCATTACTAAAAGTAATAGAAGCAACATCCTCAGATATAGCTGTTTGCGATTTTGCTGAAGTCTACCCTGATGATCCTGTTCCTCAACTTAATGATCCTGGGTCCATTGCAAACACGGTTATTTATTCTAACATGCAAGCTTTAAAGCAACTTTATACGAAGGATGCCTTGACATTCATCTATCCATGGAACAAATTATACCGGAAATCATTATTCACTGAGCTAAAATATGTTGAAGGGAAAAATTATGATGATGAATTTATAGCTCATAAATTATTACATCGTTGTAAGACAGTGGCCCATGTCAATAAAGTGGGCTATTATTATTTACAGCGTCAAGGTAGCTGGGTAAGATCACCGTTTACTGTGAAAAAATTCGATAGAGTGTATGCCTTAAATGATAGAAGGATTTTCTTCAAAGAGAAACAATTAAAAGACCTTCATGCATTGTCCGTGCATCAATTTATGGAAGTCTTTCTATGGTACTATCATCATGCAACAGACACGTTGACGGGTATTGACGACGAATTAGCAACGTTAAAAGCAAGCTTTAACGATGCTTTTTTTGATTTGTTGCGTCATAAAAACATCCGATTGAAGCAAAAAATAATGCTTATTATTTTTCGTTTTAATCCACGTCGGTTTCAGAAGTTAAAAGCTAAGAAGGAAGCGGAAGCTAGTAAATCGGCATCATTGTAA
- a CDS encoding glycosyltransferase, which translates to MMNEKRVDISVIVPVFNVAEFVLPCLNSIKDQTFKNIDVIIINDGSHDGSAELCEEFARTDDRFTVIHQRNAGLSAARNTGIQHATGSYLAFIDGDDKIDPLMLETLYELCESSKSDIAVCGMGKEIDGRPVFKQPETISVKHFNTTEAMKELFKGELYRFAACNKLYKKELFSHVTFPTGMIHEDLQTTYKVIGQAERLAFTDYIGYIYVQRSNSILNKAYHENRLDSFKGWDNIIDYMNEKFPELKDIYMSCFAYWTADHTFYILNQVSNGATKRRYLRVIQSHVKKHYKQLMNVESLSIKYKYLLTMLRFNIALVNMNYQLKRALRKAS; encoded by the coding sequence ATGATGAACGAAAAGCGTGTTGATATTTCAGTTATTGTCCCGGTTTTTAACGTAGCTGAATTTGTTTTACCTTGTTTAAACAGTATTAAAGATCAAACCTTCAAAAATATTGACGTTATCATTATTAATGACGGATCTCATGACGGAAGTGCTGAACTATGTGAAGAGTTCGCTAGGACAGACGATCGCTTCACCGTTATTCATCAACGAAATGCAGGGTTATCTGCTGCGAGAAATACAGGAATTCAGCATGCAACAGGTTCTTATTTAGCGTTTATAGACGGTGATGATAAAATTGATCCGCTCATGTTAGAGACGTTGTATGAATTATGTGAGTCTTCAAAAAGTGATATAGCCGTGTGTGGTATGGGAAAAGAAATAGACGGTCGACCTGTTTTTAAACAGCCAGAAACGATTTCAGTTAAACACTTTAATACGACAGAGGCTATGAAAGAGCTTTTCAAAGGGGAGCTTTATCGCTTTGCCGCGTGTAATAAATTGTATAAAAAAGAGCTTTTCTCACATGTGACCTTTCCAACAGGTATGATACATGAAGACCTTCAAACGACGTATAAAGTGATTGGGCAGGCAGAGCGTCTCGCATTTACTGACTACATCGGGTATATTTACGTGCAAAGAAGTAACAGTATACTTAATAAAGCTTATCATGAAAATCGTTTGGATTCATTCAAGGGTTGGGATAACATCATCGATTACATGAATGAAAAGTTTCCTGAGCTGAAAGACATTTACATGTCATGTTTTGCCTATTGGACAGCTGACCATACCTTTTATATATTGAATCAAGTGTCTAATGGCGCTACGAAGCGTCGTTATCTACGTGTCATTCAGTCGCATGTGAAAAAGCATTACAAGCAGCTTATGAACGTGGAAAGTTTATCAATTAAGTATAAATACCTGTTAACGATGCTCCGGTTTAATATCGCGTTAGTGAATATGAATTACCAATTAAAAAGAGCGCTGCGTAAGGCGTCTTAA
- a CDS encoding adenylyltransferase/cytidyltransferase family protein: MKPIIIGYTTGVFDLFHIGHLNILKRAKEHCDYLIAGVSTDELVQSYKNKTPVIPFHERIAIVDSIQYVDKVIAQEHRDKYKTWEELQYDVMFVGDDWKGTPLFDDLEAKFQKVGVNIKYFPYTGGVSSTLVKEKLLT; encoded by the coding sequence TTGAAACCAATAATAATAGGCTATACTACAGGGGTCTTTGATTTGTTCCACATCGGGCATTTGAACATTTTAAAACGTGCCAAAGAGCATTGTGATTATTTAATCGCAGGTGTTAGTACGGATGAACTGGTTCAATCTTATAAAAATAAGACACCTGTTATCCCCTTTCATGAACGAATAGCGATTGTCGATTCCATTCAATATGTTGATAAAGTCATTGCCCAAGAGCATCGAGATAAATATAAAACATGGGAAGAACTTCAATATGATGTTATGTTCGTAGGAGATGACTGGAAAGGTACGCCATTGTTCGATGATCTTGAAGCGAAATTTCAAAAGGTAGGGGTTAATATTAAGTATTTTCCTTATACTGGTGGCGTTTCTTCTACCCTTGTAAAAGAAAAGCTACTGACATAA
- a CDS encoding CDP-glycerol glycerophosphotransferase family protein, which yields MKELIKRAILHFLMTFFSIFKVKKSKLLFMSYYGGQYSCNPKYITEYLLKHDLHKKFEIVWVLNKPEQDRNKPFFRTAKAMSLRYFYHLATAQVIITNHRLPNHFKKKDDQYYIQTWHSSLRLKQIEKDAGKALPDNYIELAKHDSHMCNLLLSGCAKSTEIFERSFWYEGEILESGTPRNDILVSPQIDLVNRVKLKLNLSLDKKIILFAPTFRNKQKTTPLEFDADRMLTTLEEAFGGEWVLLVKLHPHLTEMYRHTDFSKNVRNVTAYEDTQELLACADILITDYSSLMFDFAITKRPCFLYTPDIEQYTANERQLYFQLSDLPFPSAVNEEALLVQFDRFNKQDYLEKLATFLLTTGSFEEGQASEKVVERIHQICS from the coding sequence ATGAAAGAGTTAATAAAAAGAGCCATCTTGCATTTTTTAATGACGTTCTTTTCGATTTTTAAAGTAAAAAAATCAAAGCTATTATTTATGAGTTATTACGGTGGTCAGTACAGTTGCAACCCGAAATATATAACAGAGTACTTACTGAAACATGATCTCCATAAAAAATTTGAGATTGTATGGGTATTGAATAAGCCGGAGCAAGATCGAAATAAACCATTTTTCCGAACGGCAAAAGCTATGTCATTGCGTTATTTTTATCATTTGGCCACGGCACAAGTGATTATAACGAATCATCGTCTTCCAAATCATTTTAAAAAGAAAGACGACCAGTACTATATTCAAACATGGCACAGTTCATTACGATTAAAACAAATCGAAAAAGATGCTGGGAAAGCGTTGCCAGACAATTATATTGAGCTTGCTAAACATGATTCTCATATGTGTAATTTATTACTTTCAGGATGTGCAAAGAGTACTGAAATTTTTGAACGAAGTTTTTGGTATGAGGGCGAAATTCTTGAGTCCGGAACGCCGAGAAACGACATACTCGTCTCTCCTCAGATAGACTTAGTTAACCGGGTAAAATTAAAGTTAAATCTCTCACTAGATAAGAAGATTATTTTATTTGCACCGACCTTTCGTAATAAGCAAAAGACAACACCGTTAGAATTTGATGCAGATCGAATGCTTACCACATTAGAAGAAGCATTTGGTGGTGAGTGGGTGTTATTAGTAAAACTTCATCCGCATTTAACTGAAATGTATCGTCATACTGACTTTTCAAAAAATGTTAGAAACGTAACAGCTTATGAAGATACACAAGAATTACTAGCTTGTGCAGATATTTTAATAACGGATTATTCGTCATTAATGTTTGACTTTGCCATTACAAAGCGTCCGTGTTTTTTATACACACCAGATATCGAGCAATATACAGCAAATGAGAGACAGCTCTACTTTCAATTAAGTGATTTACCGTTTCCTTCAGCCGTTAACGAGGAAGCGTTATTAGTGCAATTTGATCGCTTTAATAAACAGGACTACTTAGAAAAACTAGCAACATTCTTGCTTACTACAGGGAGTTTTGAAGAAGGACAAGCATCAGAAAAAGTCGTTGAACGCATACATCAGATTTGCAGTTAA
- a CDS encoding glycosyltransferase family 2 protein yields MQPLVSIIVPVYKVESYLKQCLDSLINQTYSNLEIIVVNDGSPDKSAEIAESYAEIDSRVHVYHKENGGLSDARNFGLPHISGDFTMFVDSDDWVSNQLVETLVSLLIENEAEAAQAGFYYAYDEQLLYDNRYFNQSSAPVTLTNQDLMEALVKNDIVKNFAWGKLYKTELVKNTPFVKGVLFEDVYWAHHVMSQVTNYVICHEPLYYYRQRADSIVKNYSIRNLDIIEGLKQRHLFLKENYPALLNESSKLLLKTELQHYRILFSLKSDPVHKREKEKIKQHILENRSLFKVSTKGDKQLSRDLHLFIIHPLLYISNLGVKKLLRPFTKPVNKPLQSISLQGSQKK; encoded by the coding sequence GTGCAACCTTTAGTGAGTATCATCGTTCCCGTCTACAAAGTAGAAAGCTATCTTAAGCAATGCTTAGATAGTTTAATAAATCAAACCTACTCAAATCTTGAAATCATCGTCGTTAATGATGGTTCCCCTGATAAAAGTGCGGAAATCGCGGAATCGTATGCTGAAATAGATTCACGGGTTCATGTTTATCATAAAGAAAATGGCGGTTTATCTGACGCGCGAAATTTTGGTTTACCTCATATATCTGGAGACTTTACCATGTTTGTGGATAGTGATGATTGGGTGAGTAATCAGTTAGTTGAAACATTAGTTTCGCTTCTAATAGAGAACGAGGCGGAAGCAGCACAAGCTGGTTTTTATTATGCTTATGACGAGCAATTATTATACGATAACCGTTACTTCAATCAATCGTCGGCACCTGTAACTTTAACAAATCAAGACTTGATGGAAGCACTCGTAAAAAATGATATCGTCAAAAACTTTGCGTGGGGAAAGCTTTACAAAACAGAACTTGTTAAAAACACCCCTTTCGTGAAAGGCGTGTTATTTGAAGATGTGTACTGGGCACATCATGTTATGAGCCAGGTTACGAACTATGTCATATGTCATGAACCACTCTATTATTATCGACAACGAGCAGATAGTATCGTTAAAAATTATTCTATAAGAAACCTTGATATCATTGAGGGGCTTAAACAGCGACACCTTTTTCTTAAAGAAAACTATCCGGCACTCTTAAATGAATCCAGCAAATTATTATTAAAAACAGAACTGCAACATTATCGGATCTTATTTTCACTAAAATCTGATCCTGTTCACAAACGAGAGAAAGAAAAAATCAAGCAACACATTTTAGAGAATCGCTCATTATTCAAAGTATCTACAAAAGGTGATAAACAGTTATCAAGAGATTTGCACCTATTTATCATCCATCCTTTATTATATATCAGTAATCTCGGAGTAAAAAAACTCCTTAGACCATTTACTAAACCGGTGAATAAGCCGCTGCAATCTATCAGTTTGCAAGGGAGTCAAAAAAAATGA